AAAGCGAAAAACTCCCGCAGGTTTCTTCAAATCCTCAGATCCctctcgaaaaaaaaaaattgaattgttaGGGATTTCATCATCGCAGTTATTTGATCTATTGTTTTGTGACATCTTTCTCCTGCCGTTGGtgttttaatttggttttgggttttcaGAACTTCTGCGGGAAAACAAGAGGATGCTTGATAAGTCAATCAGAGACATCGAGAGGGAGAGGCAAGGCCTTCAGACACAAGAGAAGAAGCTTATTGCCGAGATCAAAAAGACCGCAAAGCAGGGACAGATGGTTTGTTTCTGTCTCTCTTATATTATTAACCTATATCTTGTGTGCAATTCAAAATTTAGCAACACTAGTGATTTGTTGAGGTTTTAAATGATTCCTTACCTATCTATAGGTATGTGGTGATGCTAAAGTGTGAGTCTTGATTTGTTTAGAAGAGACTAACAGAGTACATTAGAGTTATGAAGTGTTTGGTTGGCTTATGCTATTAGTTTTTAATGAAACTTATAAGTTTGATTGAATAGATTGTGGTAACTATAAATTGATTTTGGTACTCTCAGGGAGCTGTGAAGGTGATGGCAAAAGACCTTATCAGAACACGGCACCAGATTGAGAAGTTTTACAAGCTTAAATCCCAACTCCAAGGTGTTTCTCTCAGGATCCAGGTATGCTTTTACTTCTTGCCTTTGGTTATTGCGAAAGTTCCGTTTCCaataataccaaaaaaaaaaaaaccaatatttTGGTGTTACTTCAGACTCTGAAATCAACACAAGCAATGGGAGAGGCAATGAAAGGTGTGACTAAAGCAATGGGGCAAATGAACAGGCAGATGAACCTGCCTTCTCTGCAGAAAATCATGCAAGAGTTTGAGAGGCAGAACGAGAAGATGGAGATGGTCTCTGAGGTGATGGGAGATGCTATTGATGATGCTTTggaaggagatgaggaagaggaagagactGAAGATCTTGTTAGCCAAGTCCTTGACGAGATCGGTATCGATATCAACCAAGAGGTAATcacattcttcttttttttagatATCCAATAAACAAAACTGAATCTGAATTGAAACTGAAACTGGCTGCTGCTTCCCCACCAAAATGAAACCTGCATTGCAAATGCTTAACTTGATTGAATTGGTCTGTTGGTGTTTCAGCTGGTGAATGCCCCATCTGGTGCGGTGGCAGCACCAGCAGCAAAGAACAAGGTGGTTCAAGCTGAGGCGGCCGGAGCTGAGGACGGTGGGGGAATAGATAGTGATCTTCAGGCAAGGTTGGACAACCTTCGAAAAATGTGAGAGGCATTCTCGGTGTCTGTATATTTACTGTTACCCTATTACTTTTAAACTTCAAAGGAAAATGTGGCAAACCAGAGATATGGTTACGATTTGAGGGTGGATTtgtaataatttcataatttggTCCCTGATTTATAAATCTCATTGTTGTCCTTTTATACTTTTGGACACAAATCTAGTATGACCCTCGAGGGGAAAACAAATCTGTTATCACCAATTCTGATTTATACTTAGAGATTGATCCGCATGCCAGTGTCGGTGTTAATATTTTGAGAGGATCCGACAAAGCCACCCAAAAATTTATATTCGAATGGACCTTAATTTCAAAATCCGAAAAACCGGATATCCGAAAGAAACAACGCGTACCTGAATGGGCATCTGAATGTAAATACCGACTGattatgtaaacaaaataaataaataaactcttTGTTaccattttgaatttttgtcacaaatagaACAATTAAATTCAAACATGTCGAATTATTATGGATAACATGTAAATAAATCATgtcaaaatattatagtaaaactaattaataagaTTCTTGAGTGAGAAAATGAATGTAAAAGATATAATGAAATACTCgtaagttatgttttttttttgtagtaaatgatgttgaattttttagaaaagataataaatgaaatggttataatttattaaaactgaatgaaatttttttaaataaaacactataggcaaatattattttgtacttcatttttaatagaatagataaaattatgttaataaaaaaacGTTTACCATACtacatatttgttttaaatgacaTGCCTACacataacatttttattgtctATATGTTGTAATGTGTTGTAGCTGTATTCAGTATTTTTATAACACTGTATTGATTAAACCAATTGAAATCCAAACAGTCGTATTcagattataatatataaacaataattttatgaattatttaatatacattCTTTTTTATCACAAATAGAATATCCTTTTTTATATAAGCTAAACATTCAAGTCTTGAAAACAGAATATGCAAATTATGTTGGTAATATTGCTAATGTTTTAGTTatgatgtttgttttaaaataggaaatgattttttaaaattaatattataggAATAtacgaaatattttttattaaataggaACTTTTTTTGGAATGTTATTGATTTTAGGAATATACAAAGttattagttttgattttgtttagcaaaaatatcttttgaaACTAACTAACCAAATGtagtattataaatatattttgcatTTTATACAAACGTCTTTGATGTATAATCTTAAGATGTGACTGGTAACCATCATAAAAACAATAAGAAcgaatagaaaaaaaatgagtagaaataaaattttatgaatgaTGAAGAATGATGattccttatcaaaattaataaggATTAGATTTGTTCTATACTTCTTTACAAACAAAGGAATGAAGAGAAATGAAAAGGAAACTCTATTCCTCatgaatgataaaaaaaattaaggaatATTAAGAAATATAGGGTTCATCCTCGTTCGCTTGGTCACCATTCACGACCTTATATTTTCGTGTTTTTCTCTTGGTCTTGTTTTCATATATGATCAGAAAAGTTCTTTTGATGGTCCAGCTTAATACCAATAATGTTTCGTACATATTTTGAAgaaaactggaaaaaaaaatacacaattgTAACCAAAACTTGTAACTAATTTAGTGGtatacatgaaaaaaaatacttagaTGAAAAAGTTGTTTGATAATCACACGCTTGATAATCACATGCTTTATACAATTGGTGTATAATATTAGTCTATTGATTTTGCATAAATCAGATTTAATTCTGCACACCAACATAAACTCATGTATATTTGGTATTAAAACACGTCATTTTAGGTGAAGTCTTTAATTGAATTAAATAATGGGATTAAAAGCCAGTGACATAAACTTGTAATTAGTAGAGAAAATTTAGggttaattaaattttgtacttcagttttaatatattagatggCTATAAGGAtatcaaaattaacaaactGTCATTAAGGAAAGTTTAATCTCAATCGTATGataatgttttttctttgaTCATAACCATACGATCTTCATTCACTCTTTCGGTTGAAGCATAACAACATAGTGGAGAATACCTTTTCTCTACTTTCACTCTTAACTGTTACTCTTttagaagaaaagaaatgagtttcttttttgatgtaaaatactttttcaatcTCTGTGTAAGCTTAGGTCTGGAGCGAGGCTCTTATCCATTGTCAAGTTGGCTCGGGGATTTCAGCAAGCTTTTGGATGGACAACTGGACATCTCTCGGTCTTCTTATTGATCTGGTTGGCGAGAGCGGCCCAGTTGTGACTAGTATTAGTATTAATGCGGTGGTGGCAGATGCTTTAACGTGTGATGGGTGGTGTTTTGAGAGAAGTAGAAATAGGAATCCGATCATCACTTTCCTTGGGGACAGCATGCCTGATTCACAACCGATTATAAATTTGGAAGTTGATGATCAATATATTTGGGTTACTAATGGTCAGAATGGTTTAGAGACATTCTCTAGTGAGACTTGGAAAGCTCTGTTTCTTTGTACGTTGGAAGTTTTTTGGCACGAGGTGGTTTGGTTCTCAGAGCGTATTCGAAGCATGCTTTCTTATCTTAGGTGGCAGCAAGAAATAGGATGGTTACAAGAGATAGACTTCTTTGTTGGGGATTATTAGTGTCACCAACTTGTGTGATGTGCGTTGGTCATAATGAGTGTAGACATCATCTGTTTTTCTACTGCGATTTCAGTGTGTGGGTGTAGTATTTCTTTACCTCTAGACTATATCTTACTTCTCCAGTCTTATTTGAGGATAGGCTAAGATGGTTGAAATCCCCTTCAAGAGATAAGAATGTGAAGCTGATTGTGAGGCTGTTTCATCAAGCTTGTCTATATTTGATCTGGAAGGAAAAAAACTCAAGAATCCACACTGATGTTGCTCGTCCACCTGAGGCCATCATTGCTGAAATAAAGGAAATTATAAGGCTAAGGTTAGATCCCCTAGCTCGAGTACATATTTTGGGACAAGGGGAAATCTCGGTTCTTGCCTTATGGTTTTCTATCTTTTAGTATTTTGGAGTAGTGAGTCTTGTTATGGgatttttcctattttttaaTTAGGTCCGGTTTTATAGTATAAAAAGCTTCTGTttcctttgaaaaaaaaaattataataacaaaaaatcaaaatatttacttatagATTGAATATTTAATTCGAATTACCAAATGTCTTTGTTGTTCTATGAAGTTTACACCTTCAAAGTTggataaaaatttaaagactataaattttttcttaatttttaacttgaAAAGCGaaaaatcaatttataaataatagtatattttaactacttCAACTTTTAACGCAAGAGttcataatttaatataaatttacatttttatttgttaatataAACGATTTTAACCAACAAACTAAAATATACTGTAGAGATGACAATCATGGACCTGAACCACGGGCATGACCCGTAAAGGACTGTTGTGGAGCGGTATTGAGCTGGGGCTTTCTAGCCCCACAAATTAGCGGGCCCCGCAGGACGGGTTGTTGCGGGACTGTGATTTTTGGGATGGGCCAAAGCGGGCCATGTGAGATTACAAGGACCTGCGTCTTTTTTTCTTCGTATATTGTTTTacctggaaaaaaaatgagagagagagagagagattaagaATAAGGTGATTTGGGTGACTTACCCCGAGAAAATGAAAGGATCTCTGGGATGACGATTCGAGCTCCGACAATTACGAATCAAACTCCAgtgatgatgattcgagctccgACGATGACAATTTGAGTTCTGGCGGTGTTTTGATAAGGTGttctctttttatttactttgggATTGACAACtttgtttttgtgtttggttttatttaatttttggatTCATCAAACTAAAACATTGGTTACTAATTTATGAGTTATAAGGTAATGAAAAAAATCTTCagcaattattattatttggtaTGTTAATATTTTTGGAGTGTGACAAAAGTAAATGTTTTGAGTAACAAATAAGCAAGTATCATGTACAATTCAATCGATGACCTGGATCATGTCCTAGGGTGGCATAAATCGATCTGGAGTGGTCTGAAGATTAATGTTGCGTGTATTATCACATGTCCTGCGGTCAGACTCACAAACGCTTGTACATGTAGTGAGATGGGTTTGGGCATCCATTTCATAGACCTCGGCCCTGATCTGCCGTGCCCCACTTGAAGACAATCCCGCTGCAGTTCGGGAAGAGATGTGACGGGACAACTTGTTTGCCATCTCTACGAGAgagtattaaattataaactgaatatttaatttgtattaaaaataataataaaaaaaaaaatagagttattTTCCAATAatcgttctctctctctcttttatatCCAAGAGATTATTAGCACTGCAAAATTGACTCTGAACGAGAATCCCAAATCTAGGGTTCGGTTTCTGGGCGGCGTGCAATCCAATGGCGAGTGTGTACATACCGGTTCAGAATTCAGAAGAAGAAGTTAGGGTTGTTCTTGATCAGCTCCCTCGTGATGCCTCCGATATCCTC
The window above is part of the Brassica napus cultivar Da-Ae chromosome C3, Da-Ae, whole genome shotgun sequence genome. Proteins encoded here:
- the LOC106418627 gene encoding vacuolar protein sorting-associated protein 2 homolog 1-like; this translates as MMNSIFGKRKTPAELLRENKRMLDKSIRDIERERQGLQTQEKKLIAEIKKTAKQGQMGAVKVMAKDLIRTRHQIEKFYKLKSQLQGVSLRIQTLKSTQAMGEAMKGVTKAMGQMNRQMNLPSLQKIMQEFERQNEKMEMVSEVMGDAIDDALEGDEEEEETEDLVSQVLDEIGIDINQELVNAPSGAVAAPAAKNKVVQAEAAGAEDGGGIDSDLQARLDNLRKM